The Gracilimonas sediminicola sequence GCTTTTACCACGAACGTCTCCCTGAACTCCCGGGCTAACGCATTGTCGGCTGCCAGTTCTTCCAGAAAAATCAGCGAAGCAAGATAACCCGTTACTTCCGGTGGATGCTGACGGCTCACAATAGCTAAAACCGGGCCCTTTTCATTTGGGTCAACTTCTGTGATTTCCAGCTCCCAAACCGGCCGTCCCAATTTTGATTTTCCGGCTTCTTTCATCTCAACAAAAGAATTATCCAAAACCCCGCGATGGGTTAAAGTGGAAAGTAAATCGGATGAGGTATGAAGCGGCTGCCCGCTGATAATGATGGGATCAGGAGCCAATAATACATCAAAAGTAGCGGTACCGGTGGCAGAATCGTACTGAACAGGCAGCTCCATCTGCTGTTTCCACATGCTGTCGGGCTGAACCCAGCTTTGCAATTTTGGGAGGTATCTATGCGTTGCATCCAGGTAATTAAGCCTTATCTTTGCCATCCGGACGGTATCACTCCAAATTTTAAAAGCATACCAGGGACTGTTGTTGATTGGGCCATTTTCAGGTGCAACAAAAACCTCAACCGTTGAGTCACCATACGCGTAAACATCATTCATGCGAGCTCCATCAAATTCATTGCTAATCCATACCTTGGGCGAATCTACCCCAATGGTTCGGCGAGCCTGTTCTTGAATGACTTTGTCGGTGGTGTTGGTTACATCCGGAGGATCGTAAGAGAAGCCTGTGAACTCTTCCGTGCTTTTGCATGAAACCAGTATCAAAGAAACAATAATGACCTGAAAATACTTATACATATATAAGTGCAATTAACGTTATGGCTCATTTAAAAACTGAGCATTACAACTAAGATTTCAAAGATAGCAAACATTCAGTTATACTTATCTTTATTAATATAAATCACTCACTTGGTTACTACTAATTTAAAACTTCTAATCCATCTCTTCGCGCTGCTGGGTGTTTTCCATCTTGTTACCGTACAAGTGGCTGCCCAGGAAGAACCTGACCCCGCACGGGTTTGGAGCATTAACATTGAAGGAAACCGAACGTTTGAAGCGTTAGTAATTAAAGATGTGATTTATAATGAGCCCCCTTCACCATTTAAGAAACTCCTGTTTTGGCGACAGCCGGGAATGATCCTCAACGAGAATGATGTAAAACGTGATGTCATCCGAATTGAACGCTTTTACCAGCGCCGGGGATTTGATGACGTAATTGTAAACTACCGCATTGAAACGCTGAGCAAAGAGTGGCGAAAATCCATCATATTTGAAATCACTGAAAATACCCCCATCAGGATTAAGAAGGTGGATTTCCAGGTTTCCACAAGCAGCGAAGACCGGGCTTTAATTACGGATGATGAGGATTTTCAGGATATTAAGAGAAATCTGCCATATAAGGTCGGGCAGCGCTACGAGACTATCAATAAATCTGAAGTGGAAGGAAAGCTCGTGGGGCGACTTCGAAATCTCGGCTATCCATATGCAACAAGTGAGGTTAATGCTCAGATAGACAGCGTTTCCAAATCAGCGAACGTGACCTTGGTCACCAGCCCGGGGCCCCGGGCTCGGTTTGACTCTGTGGTTGTTGAAGGAGAAGAAAATCTTGCCGAAAAGTATATAATCAGAGAAACCGGCATTGAACCGGGCGAAGTATTCAGCGAAAATACACTGAGAGAGGCCCAGAGGGAAGTCTTCAGCCACCATATGTTTCGCTTTGCGCTCATCAACATTCCTGAGCAGCCGCAAGACTCTACCATAAGTGTAAAGGTGAGGGTGAAAGAAACTCCCTTGCGCACGGTTCAGCTTCAGTTTGGAATCGGAAACCTGACCCGTATCGATGATGGCTGGGCCGACTTCTACAAGTTATTTCGTGGACAGGCTTCATGGACCCACCGCAATGTTCGCGGACGCGGAGAACGATTCAGTATCACCGGAAACGCCTCCGCTATTGAACAACGCCTCGGAGCCAACTACCTGTTCCCTTATGTGTACAACACAAAGACTTCGATTATTTTATCTCCATTTTTTGAACATAAACTGGAGCCTTCCTATGAAATTGTTCGCGGAGGTATAACCAACAGTTTTATTTACCAGTACAGCTCTAATTTAACCGGTACAATATCTCACGAATTTACACTAAACAACGAGATTAACCGGAATTCCCAGGAAAGCCTGCCCGACAGCATTGAGGCTTACAATGTTTCTTCTTTTAACCTGAATGCATTTTATGCCCGAAACTTGCAACGAGGAAAAAAGGGCTGGTCGATACAGCCATTTTGGGAATTGTCCGGCTTGTTTGGAGAAGCAACCTATAGCTTTCAGGAAGCGGGAATGGACATCAGAAAATTCTCAGCCCTTAACCAAAACATTGTGGTTGCAAAGCGCATAAATTTTGCCGGAATCTATTATGCTAAACAGGACTCCCTGCCTTCCGACATTCGACTCTACAGTGGCGGCACCAACTCGGTGCGAGGGTGGAGCCGGCAAGAGCTGGGACCTAAACGGGCAATCATAAATGAGCAAGGTGAGTTCGAACAATTTGTTCCTGTTGGAGGGCGTGGGATGTTTAGTTTTAACACTGAGCTTCGGTTTCAGCTTAACCAGCTAATCAAAGGCTTTGGCGTTGCAACCTTTTTGGATGGCGGGCAGGTTTGGAGAAATTTCAGTGATATCGGCACCACCCCCATTCAGTTTGGGGTTGGAGGCGGACTTCGTTACCAGTCGCCCATAGGCCCCATCCGAATCGATATTGCTTATAAAATAAACCCAACCGATGAGGATCTTCAAATTTACCGGGGCCGGAATTTCGGCAGTGCCTGGGATCGGTGGGGACTTCACTTTAGCATCGGGCAGGCATTTTAGCATATGAGTGAAAAGAACACACATATCATGGTTCGTATTTTGAAAGT is a genomic window containing:
- a CDS encoding M14 family metallopeptidase, which encodes MYKYFQVIIVSLILVSCKSTEEFTGFSYDPPDVTNTTDKVIQEQARRTIGVDSPKVWISNEFDGARMNDVYAYGDSTVEVFVAPENGPINNSPWYAFKIWSDTVRMAKIRLNYLDATHRYLPKLQSWVQPDSMWKQQMELPVQYDSATGTATFDVLLAPDPIIISGQPLHTSSDLLSTLTHRGVLDNSFVEMKEAGKSKLGRPVWELEITEVDPNEKGPVLAIVSRQHPPEVTGYLASLIFLEELAADNALAREFRETFVVKAFPMLNPDGVDMGHWRHNAGGVDLNRDWENFNQPETRIVKETLEPLKNSDLRRMFYAIDFHSTNENIFYPINEEVKTNPDNITQQWVERIQEDNEEVVFNIEPFDTSSPIAKNWFYHAFGIDALTYEVDDQISDEDLEQVSRSAAKSLMRVLLENWDKTSVEN
- a CDS encoding BamA/TamA family outer membrane protein, encoding MVTTNLKLLIHLFALLGVFHLVTVQVAAQEEPDPARVWSINIEGNRTFEALVIKDVIYNEPPSPFKKLLFWRQPGMILNENDVKRDVIRIERFYQRRGFDDVIVNYRIETLSKEWRKSIIFEITENTPIRIKKVDFQVSTSSEDRALITDDEDFQDIKRNLPYKVGQRYETINKSEVEGKLVGRLRNLGYPYATSEVNAQIDSVSKSANVTLVTSPGPRARFDSVVVEGEENLAEKYIIRETGIEPGEVFSENTLREAQREVFSHHMFRFALINIPEQPQDSTISVKVRVKETPLRTVQLQFGIGNLTRIDDGWADFYKLFRGQASWTHRNVRGRGERFSITGNASAIEQRLGANYLFPYVYNTKTSIILSPFFEHKLEPSYEIVRGGITNSFIYQYSSNLTGTISHEFTLNNEINRNSQESLPDSIEAYNVSSFNLNAFYARNLQRGKKGWSIQPFWELSGLFGEATYSFQEAGMDIRKFSALNQNIVVAKRINFAGIYYAKQDSLPSDIRLYSGGTNSVRGWSRQELGPKRAIINEQGEFEQFVPVGGRGMFSFNTELRFQLNQLIKGFGVATFLDGGQVWRNFSDIGTTPIQFGVGGGLRYQSPIGPIRIDIAYKINPTDEDLQIYRGRNFGSAWDRWGLHFSIGQAF